The genomic window CCCTGGCTTCACAGGGACCGCACTATCCTCCGATTTTTCCTTGCCCAATTCAATGAGACGGACAGGCGGGATGTCGGAAGTTTGAGAGAAACGCGACATAATTTTGACCACAGAGCATGAACTTGCAGATCACTATATAAGATCGGGGATTTTAATTCCAGATTTGTGACCAAAATCTGTATTACACGAAAAAATACACGAAATATTGGTATGGTATCCTGGGTTTGTACAATTCTTTCCCCACCTAGGTTCTACCCTTTATGCCGTGGGGAGTGAATATCCAGGAGTCTGAAGCCGATGCAAACTCAGCTACCTGTTGCCGAAACAACGAAGACGATGCCCGCTGAGCAACGCCTCACCCTCAATAATGTTTCTTGGGACACCTATGAAAAAATTCTGGATGCCTTTGGTGAACATCGAGCAGCACATATCACCTATGACGAGGGAGTGCTAGAGTTCATGGTTCCGTTGGAAGCACATGAAAATCCGAGTGAGGCCCTTGGATCGATGATTTTTAATTTGGTCGTCGATTGCGATCTAACGATCAAATCGATGGCTTCGACGACCTTGCGGCGCAAACAGTTGCAGAAGGGAGCTGAACCGGATAAATGTTTCTATATCCAAAATGAACCGTTGGTCAGAGGCAAAACCGTTGATATAGAGAAGGATCCGCCCCCTGACTTGGTGATGGAAGTCGATATCACTCACTCAGATATCAACAAAAATGCCCTCTACGCAAAACTAGGCATTCCTGAGTTTTGGCGCTTCAATGGCGAGACACTGCGGATTCTCCAACTGAAAGACGGCCAATATCAAGAAGTGGAGGTCAGTCCTACTTTCCCTTGGTTAGACAAGAAGGTGATCTATGGCTACTTAGAGGAATGTCGCTCTCTGGGGGAGGCTCAAGCGATGAGAAATTTTCGGAAGTGGCTCCAGGAAAATAAGCCCAGTTAGAGGTTTAAGGAATGCCACTGCCCCCGAACCCCAAATGCTTAGCTTGTATTGGTTACTCCAGGGCAGAAGCCAAGCGAGTGCATGGTCCCCAAGGCGATGACTGCTGGAAGGATAATACCTGTGATCGCAAACGGAATCACTACCGTCACCGTAAGGAAAGCAATGCCAAGCGAAAGGGGGAGTATGCGGAGCAGAAGGCGAAATCAACACCAGCCGAAACTACTGAAATCCTCTCGATTCCCGTCCAAGCCCCTTCCGTGGCTCTGCTATACCTCTACAAGGAAAAGCCCAAGGATACCCATCTCCATGCCCTGGCCATCAGTGTTTGGCAGGGGAGTGAGAAGTTAGCGGAAATTGAGGCTGTCCACTGTATGGGGATGACCAATACCCAAGTGAATCGTTATTTGAAGGAGGTGCTGAAGGTACTACAAGAACGATACGGAATCACGGAGTTTGAACCCCCGATCCGCTTGGAACCTTCTGAGTGTGAAATTGCGGATTGTCCGCTGAAGGATAAGCGCCATGTTTACACAGCTTGAGCTAGATTTTGCCAGTGCGTTAGCCTCTGCTTTGGACGGACCGGAGCAGGCCCTAGGAGCAGTATTTGCAACAGTTTTCTCACTATGAGCAGCTCTGGTTGCCTAGTGAAGTATGGTCTGTGCCAGTAGTAACTAAAAAAGTGGACTTTGCTGTTAAGTTATCGTCGAGCCTTAGATTTCAGTGAACCTATTTGCCCCTCGGGCAAACTCCAAAGTTGAGTTACCGCTTCTTTCATTGAGAACTAGCCAACCTGTCAAACCAACCAGAGTAAGGACTGCTCCTGTAACAACCAACCAAATTTGGCGACTCACTGGTTTGTTCAGCTCTTTTAGAATTTCCTCTCGTGAAAGACGGACCGTCTCTTTTGCACGTTGAGTATGCTGCTGTAGCGGAGTTTGATAATTCTGAGCTGTTGATTTGGACTT from Acaryochloris sp. CCMEE 5410 includes these protein-coding regions:
- a CDS encoding Uma2 family endonuclease, whose product is MQTQLPVAETTKTMPAEQRLTLNNVSWDTYEKILDAFGEHRAAHITYDEGVLEFMVPLEAHENPSEALGSMIFNLVVDCDLTIKSMASTTLRRKQLQKGAEPDKCFYIQNEPLVRGKTVDIEKDPPPDLVMEVDITHSDINKNALYAKLGIPEFWRFNGETLRILQLKDGQYQEVEVSPTFPWLDKKVIYGYLEECRSLGEAQAMRNFRKWLQENKPS